The Cyclobacteriaceae bacterium DNA segment TTGATGTGCTCTTCACTTCTGAAGAGGCGTTCCGATTAACCTCTCTGGCAAAGTTTCCTATCTCCGTAAGTAACTTTTATAGTCCGAACGATCACTTGCTTTCATTTTTTGCCCGTGCGAATTACAATTACAGAGGTCGATATTTTGTGGAAGGTGTGTATCGTGCGGATGGTTCAAGTCGTTTCTTAGGAGATAATGTATGGGGCTATTTCCCTTCGATGTCGGTCGGATGGAAAATCTCGGAAGAAGGATTTATGTCAGGCCTTCTGAATAGAATTAACCTTTTGAAATTGAGAGCGAGCTACGGAGAGTCTGGCAACAATAATATTCCTACAGGACAAACTTTCCAGTTTTTTGAGCCTGCAACAGGCACATCGCTAGGTTGGATGAATGGAGTTACCACTTATCTAACACCTTCTAAAACAATGGCTAATCCAGATTTGAAATGGGAAACAACCGTTACGACCAACATAGGCCTGGACTATGGCTTGTTGCAAAATCGTATCACTGGTACGATTGAACTATACAGAAATCTTACGAAGGATCTCCTTGTACGTTTCCCCACAACG contains these protein-coding regions:
- a CDS encoding TonB-dependent receptor, which produces MPAVIMAEGKRLRLRNTNTLSYDFRGLFNNSDHNLNVLVGHEVLTSNDNTLRSTLHGFDVLFTSEEAFRLTSLAKFPISVSNFYSPNDHLLSFFARANYNYRGRYFVEGVYRADGSSRFLGDNVWGYFPSMSVGWKISEEGFMSGLLNRINLLKLRASYGESGNNNIPTGQTFQFFEPATGTSLGWMNGVTTYLTPSKTMANPDLKWETTVTTNIGLDYGLLQNRITGTIELYRNLTKDLLVRFPTTGTGYEDQYRNMGETENKGIELSLTYAAIDKEDYGLNISANISFNRNKIISLGSLQEITAGTNSNWASTQIGNDYKVAVGYALGQMYGYLNDGRYEVSDLKDTMTVRIGGF